The following are from one region of the Colias croceus chromosome 4, ilColCroc2.1 genome:
- the LOC123691245 gene encoding integrin beta-PS-like: MHNNNTSFTLIIFSIIISSAYFKIVTLDKNWICGIKKSCVDCLQLDHCSWCPSQNKCFPEFSTVEHSCNDSLRSANHEMSLLENAECACGILETRENNCRPPGVTDGPECYGRGSCVCGRCFCDPNPDPENPSKVIIGEHCEFDNFSCDGAKCNEGPYSINDLHLYEEDNADDVPEIDVPAEK; the protein is encoded by the exons atgcATAATAATAACACAAGCTTTacgcttataatattttccattataataagtagcgcttattttaaaattgttacttTGGATAAAAACTGGATTTGTGGCATCAAGAAATCTTGTGTTGATTGTCTTCAACTAGACCATTGTTCTTGGTGCCCTTCTCAAAATAAATGCTTTCCGGAGTTTTCCACAGTTGAGCATTCTTGCAATGATTCCTTACGATCAGCAAATCATGAAA TGAGTTTACTGGAAAACGCAGAATGTGCGTGTGGTATACTTGAAACGAGGGAAAATAACTGCCGTCCACCGGGCGTCACGGACGGACCCGAGTGTTACGGTAGAGGGAGCTGTGTCTGCGGGAGATGTTTTTGCGATCCCAACCCGGATCCTGAAAACCCCAGCAAg GTTATAATCGGGGAACATTGtgaatttgataatttttctTGTGATGGTGCAAAATGTAACGAAGGACCATATTCTATTAacgatttacatttatatgaaGAAGATAACGCTGATGATGTTCCAGAAATAGATGTACCAGccgaaaaataa
- the LOC123691244 gene encoding ribonuclease P protein subunit p25-like protein — translation MENYFKGKNVEEEMERSKIPINGLPENFLWMQVKGGSKMVNLLSHASGILEDKAATAVVWSGAGVAIPKAISCAEILKRQFAIQHQITKLTSKSVEEYWEPKLDGLETIVVKRQIPVIHILLSVEQPLETPLGYQTLHGKKFWEQEQFSKQNQPHKTKKPFKHKNVK, via the exons atggaaaattatttcaaagggAAAAATGTTGAGGAAGAGATGGAAAGAAGTAAAATCCCAATAAATGGTTTACCTGAAAACTTCCTTTGGATGCAG GTAAAAGGAGGAAGTAAAATGGTGAATTTATTGTCACATGCTTCGGGTATTCTAGAGGATAAAGCCGCAACAGCTGTCGTATGGAGTGGGGCTGGAGTAGCAATACCTAAAGCAATCTCATGTgcggaaatattaaaaaggcAATTCGCTATCCAACACCAAATAACGAAACTGACATCTAAAAG tgtgGAGGAGTACTGGGAGCCGAAGCTTGATGGACTAGAAACAATAGTAGTGAAGAGACAAATACCAgtgatacatattttgttatcaGTTGAACAACCACTAGAAACTCCACTTGG ATACCAAACATTACATGGGAAGAAGTTTTGGGAACAAGAACAATTCTCTAAACAAAACCAGCCACATAAGACAAAAAAACCATTTAAACATAagaatgttaaataa
- the LOC123691243 gene encoding MOB kinase activator-like 4: MADGVQILRRNRPGSKAKDFCRWPDQPFEEMDNTLAVQQLIQQTIRRDPSNLEAILKMPEAQEEGVWKYEHLRQFCMELNGLTVRLQSECKPETCTQMTATEQWIFLCAAHKTPKECPAIDYTRHTLDGAACLLNSNKYFPSRVSIRDSSVGKLGSVCRRVYRIFSHAYFHHRAIFDAFEKETHLCKRFTYFVTKYSIISKEILILPKLDDETPINQPVGESEA; encoded by the exons ATGGCGGATGGAGTACAAATACTGAGACGCAATCGTCCGGGATCTAAGGCgaag GATTTCTGCCGATGGCCTGATCAACCGTTTGAAGAAATGGACAATACTCTCGCTGTTCAACAATTAATTCAACAAACAATTCGCCGCGATCCCTCAAATTTAGAGGCTATTTTAAAAATGCCAGAAGCTCAAGAAGAAGGTGTTTGGAAATATGAGCATTTGAG ACAGTTCTGTATGGAGCTGAATGGTTTGACAGTAAGACTGCAAAGTGAGTGTAAACCAGAAACATGCACTCAAATGACTGCAACAGAACAGTGGATATTCCTTTGTGCTGCACATAAAACACCAAAAGAATGTCCGGCCATTGATTACACAAGGCACACACTAGATGGTGCTGCTTGTCTACTAAATAGCAACAAGTATTTTCCAAGCAG aGTAAGTATCAGAGATTCATCTGTTGGCAAATTGGGATCTGTATGTAGAAGAGTGTACAGAATATTCTCTCATGCTTATTTCCACCACCGTGCAATATTTGATGCTTTTGAGAAAGAAACACACCTCTGTAAACGATTTACATACTTTGTTACTAAGTACTCTATAATatcaaaagaaattttaattctTCCAAAGCTTGATGATGAGACCCCAATAAATCAGCCTGTTGGTGAATCTGAAGCTTAA